From Pseudoalteromonas piratica:
CTTTCCGCTACTTTATTAGTTTCTCCGGCGATTAGTCACGCAAAATTACCTGTTTCGGTTAACGGCCAACAACTACCTACCCTTGCACCTATGCTCGACAAAGTGACTCCTGGTGTGGTGAGCATCCGTGTTTCTGGTTCAAAAGAAGTGCGCCAGCGCGTAGACCCATTTGACTTCTTTTTTGGCAACCCTCAGCGACAACCGCGCGCTGAAAAGCGCCCTTTCAGCGGTTTAGGTTCAGGGGTAATTATTGATGCCAGCGATGGTCACATTGTTACTAACAATCATGTTATTCAAGATGCCGAAAAAATTATTGTTACCCTTCAAGATGGTCGCGAGTTTGAAGCAAAACTGGTAGGCAGTGATCCGCAATCTGATATTGCGTTGCTAGAGGTAGACGGTGATGACTTAACCGAAGTGAAACTAGCAGATTCCGACGAGCTTCGTGTTGGTGATTTCTCTGTTGCTATTGGTAATCCCTTCGGCTTAAGCCATACAGTTACCTCGGGTATCGTAAGTGCGCTTGGTCGCTCAGGCCTTAATATTGAAGGTTATGAAGACTTTATTCAAACCGATGCAGCAATCAACCAAGGTAACTCAGGTGGTGCATTGGTAAACCTTAATGGTGAGCTTATTGGTATTAATACTGCAATTTTAGGTGCCTCTGGCGGGAATGTAGGTATCGGCTTTGCCATTCCATCAAATATGATGAAAAGTCTCGTTGACCAAATTTTAGAATATGGTGAAGTACGCCGTGGTAGCCTCGGTATCTTAGGTAGCAATGTCAATGCTGGCGTCGCAAAAGCATTTGGTTTAGAAACCAAGCAAGGTGCAATTGTTAATGAGATTATCGAAGATAGTGCAGCAGAAAAAGCTGGCCTAAAAGTCAATGATGTTATTGTCAGTATCGACGGTAAGAAAATTCACAGCTTTATGGAGCTGCGTAGCAAAATAGCAACGTCAGGAGAAGGTAAAACAGTTAAGCTAGGCATTATTCGTGATGGCAAGAATAAAACCGTTAAAGTAAAACTTGGCGGCATGTCAGATACTGCAACGGCTGCAGATAAAATGCATCGTAATTTAACTGGCGCAACACTTGAAGCTGGCCAAACGGATGACGGCAAAGAAGGTGTTGTTATCAAGTCGATTGATTCAAATCGTGCCCCAGCAGCACGTGTAGGGTTAGAGGAAGGTGATGTTATCTTAATGGTAAACCGCACGCGTGTTGAATCTGTTCGCGACTTAAGTAAGGCTGTTGACGATGTAGAGGGATACATCTTCCTTCGTGTTCAACGTGGCACACGAATTTTTAACGTACAGATTCAATAATTCAATTTCATACAACTTGCTACATCAAAACGCTCAACTTAGCTTGAGCGTTTTTTTATGGATGTGTGAAACCACCTGCAACTTGCCGAAAAGT
This genomic window contains:
- a CDS encoding DegQ family serine endoprotease, which translates into the protein MKTKLSVLSAAILSATLLVSPAISHAKLPVSVNGQQLPTLAPMLDKVTPGVVSIRVSGSKEVRQRVDPFDFFFGNPQRQPRAEKRPFSGLGSGVIIDASDGHIVTNNHVIQDAEKIIVTLQDGREFEAKLVGSDPQSDIALLEVDGDDLTEVKLADSDELRVGDFSVAIGNPFGLSHTVTSGIVSALGRSGLNIEGYEDFIQTDAAINQGNSGGALVNLNGELIGINTAILGASGGNVGIGFAIPSNMMKSLVDQILEYGEVRRGSLGILGSNVNAGVAKAFGLETKQGAIVNEIIEDSAAEKAGLKVNDVIVSIDGKKIHSFMELRSKIATSGEGKTVKLGIIRDGKNKTVKVKLGGMSDTATAADKMHRNLTGATLEAGQTDDGKEGVVIKSIDSNRAPAARVGLEEGDVILMVNRTRVESVRDLSKAVDDVEGYIFLRVQRGTRIFNVQIQ